From Parambassis ranga chromosome 9, fParRan2.1, whole genome shotgun sequence, the proteins below share one genomic window:
- the piwil1 gene encoding piwi-like protein 1, with the protein MSGRARARSRGRARGQETVAPGASQAREPAPAADPSAEGERVGRGRQKGAPGPYAAEGILQISAGFQQVKLGERGGRRGDFHDSGIYTRQAMEHVKESKSGTTGSAIPLTANFFRILSRPQWVLYQYHVDFNPPMESRRLRSALLFQHEEALGSVRSFDGALLFLPNRLHNKETKLYSETRNGEKVQITVTLTNELPPTSPVCLQFYNIIFRRILRILNMQQIGRNYYSPNDPLNIPQHKLTIWPGYASTILKYESSIMMCTDVSHKVLRSDTVLDLMINLRQQFGDQRFPDICAKELVGLIVLTKYNNKTYRIDDIAWDHNPTNTFKRGDADILFTDYYKSQYGLEITDKNQVLLISNVKKLGPSGRPLSGPALLIPELCYLTGLTDKMRSDFTIMKDLHSHTRLTPDQREGRLTRFVNNIQMTPEAQEELDKWGLSFDKQLLSLTGRVLPGERIFQGPRSYEYNPMAADWSREMRGISLINAPPLNNWLLCYTRRNSKEAQSLLETLGKVSGPLGVRIQRAVMIEYEDHQEALLRALQHNVGPQTQMVVVVLPSSRKDKYDSVKKYLCVDCPTPSQCVVARTLSRPQALMTVATKIALQMACKMGGELWSVEIPLKQLMIVGIDCYHDTAAGKRSIGALVASLNQNMTRWFSKCVLQHKGQELMDGLKMALTAALKDYVKFNKVLPSRIVVYRDGVGDGQLHSVVGYEISQIMEAIKSMGQDYMPKLSVVVVKKRISSRFFTYINGKATNPPPGTVVDTDVTRPEWYDFYIVSQAVRCGSVSPTHYNVVYDTSGLKPDHMQRLTYKLCHMYYNWQGIIQVPAPCQYAHKLAFLVGQSIHREPSVELDDLLFYL; encoded by the exons ATGTCTGGAAGAGCGCGAGCAAGATCCCGCGGCAGAGCACGCGGCCAAGAGACCGTGGCACCTGGAGCT AGCCAAGCTCGAGAGCCTGCACCAGCAGCTGACCCTTCTGCTGAGGGGGAGCGGGTTGGTAGAGGCAGGCAGAAAGGTGCGCCAGGACCATATGCTGCAGAAG GCATTCTGCAGATTTCAGCTGGATTTCAGCAGGTGAAGTTGGGAGAGAGAGGTGGACGTCGGGGGGATTTTCATGATTCTGGGATTTACACCAGACAAGCAATGGAACATGTGAAGGAGTCAAAGTCTG GAACAACTGGTTCTGCCATTCCATTGACAGCAAACTTCTTTCGCATCCTGTCTCGCCCCCAGTGGGTTCTGTATCAATACCATGTGGACTTCAATCCACCAATGGAGTCTCGGCGCCTGAGATCTGCCCTCCTCTTTCAGCATGAGGAAGCACTTGGATCAGTGCGGAGCTTTGATGGAGCACTGCTTTTTCTGCCAAACAGATTGCACAACAAG GAGACAAAGTTGTACAGTGAGACCAGGAACGGCGAGAAGGTTCAGATAACTGTCACCTTGACAAATGAACTGCCACCCACATCACCAGTCTGCCTTCAGTTTTACAATATTATATTCAGAAG AATCTTGAGAATTCTCAACATGCAGCAGATTGGACGCAACTATTACAGCCCCAACGATCCTCTCAATATCCCGCAGCACAA gcTAACCATCTGGCCAGGCTATGCCAGCACCATCTTGAAGTATGAGTCATCCATCATGATGTGCACTGATGTTAGCCACAAAGTGCTGAGAAGTGATACTGTCCTTGACCTCATGATCAACCTGAGGCAACAGTTCGGAGATCAACGCTTCCCTGACATCTGTGCTAAGGAGCTTGTTGGTCTCATTGTCCTCACCAA gtacaACAACAAGACCTACAGGATTGACGACATTGCCTGGGATCACAATCCCACCAACACATTCAAGAGAGGAGATGCAGACATTTTGTTCACAGACTACTACAAGTCT CAATATGGCCTGGAAATTACTGATAAAAACCAGGTACTGCTGATCAGCAATGTGAAGAAGCTGGGTCCTAGTGGACGCCCCCTTTCTGGCCCAGCCTTGCTCATCCCAGAGCTGTGCTACCTGACAG GCTTGACTGATAAGATGCGATCTGACTTTACCATCATGAAGGACTTGCACTCCCACACTAGACTGACCCCAGATCAGAGGGAGGGGCGTCTCACCAGATTCGTCAACAATATACAGAT GACTCCTGAGGCACAGGAAGAGTTGGATAAGTGGGGACTCAGCTTTGATAAGCAACTTCTGAGTCTAACTGGCAGGGTTCTCCCAGGGGAAAGGATTTTCCAAGGACCCAGATCA TATGAATACAACCCcatggcagctgattggtcCAGAGAGATGCGTGGGATTTCTCTGATCAATGCTCCTCCACTGAATAACTGGCTCCTTTGTTACACTCGGCGTAACAGCAAAGAAGCTCAGTCTCTCCTGGAGACCCTCGGCAAAGTCTCAGGTCCACTGGGTGTCCGCATACAGAGAGCTGTCAT GATTGAATATGAAGATCATCAGGAGGCTCTGCTCAGAGCCCTGCAGCACaacgttggaccccaaacacaGATG GTTGTGGTGGTCCTccccagcagcaggaaggacaaGTACGACAGTGTTAAGAAATACCTGTGTGTGGACTGCCCTACTCCCAGCCAGTGTGTAGTGGCCCGTactctgagcagacctcaggcaCTCATGACAGTGGCCACCAAGATTGCACTGCAGATGGCCTGCAAGATGGGAGGAGAGCTCTGGAGCGTTGAAATCCCG CTCAAACAGCTGATGATTGTGGGCATCGACTGCTACCACGACACTGCTGCTGGGAAAAGGTCCATTGGAGCTCTTGTGGCCAGCCTCAACCAGAACATGACCAG GTGGTTCTCcaagtgtgtgctgcagcacaaAGGTCAGGAACTCATGGACGGGCTGAAGATGGCCTTAACTG CTGCATTAAAAGACTACGTCAAGTTCAACAAGGTGCTGCCTTCACGTATTGTTGTGTACCGAGACGGAGTGGGAGATGGCCAGCTGCACAGCGTGGTCGGCTATGAGATTTCACAGATCATGGAAGCCATCAAGTCAATGGGCCAGGACTACAT GCCCAAGCTGAGTGTGGTAGTGGTGAAGAAGCGCATAAGCAGCAGGTTTTTTACCTACATCAATGGCAAGGCCACCAACCCTCCTCCTGGGACCGTTGTTGACACAGATGTCACCCGTCCAGAGTG GTATGATTTCTACATTGTGAGCCAAGCTGTTCGCTGTGGAAGCGTCTCGCCAACCCACTACAATGTTGTGTATGACACCAGTGGGCTAAAACCTGACCACATGCAGCGGCTCACTTACAAGCTGTGCCACATGTACTACAACTGGCAG